The following proteins come from a genomic window of Carassius carassius chromosome 10, fCarCar2.1, whole genome shotgun sequence:
- the LOC132151323 gene encoding uncharacterized protein LOC132151323 gives MSRSSNPAVPWDQLTTWLETMTTSFLPKDTCDLQHLSQRQLDTEMDQLMANNPTQSYTHKELARITGTLAHLLIAQARISEKSNHELEQEATALRLQAEDALKHQAHTQSRLDQLLLETQDHHEKENATDPELQKEVERLQNALENLRLDTDKREHLEREAREGLKAKLRQGEALLERAEIELKERDAKAKAYENHLKMARAEIHDLTQRKDFLIDELDMVHRELKHSYKLQSEQKEETHTTEFPLASEPQPFSQELRAEKGDESLLLKMSPASLHEPLSAVGEGKPFQKVRVTGHGHITPKELDKLTRNIPTFNPDPAGGHDIHAYLQDIDFHLQTVTNVTTWDKLYLLRITSSREVRSFLDRQPETVKTDYQQLRKALVREFSDPESDQGLVTAMDLKQGRLETPPNFYNRLRRAYFGARNEPSMEEDVNFRTLFLRNLHPTVSHHLGVLACPRSMSTQQLRDLAHKAYTKQKTVSEKTVKHPTICPVSESSSELTLEGAQQHHSYRPSNRESRPFHASRGQRGRGGGACPRHQNDRSGVSWDRPRPSHNQKGGATWEAGRRPRNSRPPASRTPSPGSREGEHSRRDAWKLKVEPTSNKESAAMSEAAELLSILREFLQKKPHKEDKKDKPDTA, from the coding sequence ATGTCGCGGTCATCCAATCCTGCAGTCCCTTGGGATCAGCTAACGACATGGCTGGAGACGATGACGAcctccttcctgcccaaggacACCTGTGACCTGCAGCACTTGAGCCAGAGACAACTGGACACTGAGATGGACCAGCTGATGGCAAACAATCCGACGCAGAGTTACACGcacaaagaactcgccaggatcaCAGGGACCTTGGCTCACCTCCTCATCGCCCAGGCACGGATCAGCGAAAAGAGCAACCACGAGCTGGAGCAGGAAGCCACGGCTCTAAGACTTCAAGCAGAGGACGCCCTAAAGCATCAGGCCCACACCCAGAGTCGTCTAGATCAGCTGCTTCTCGAGACCCAAGACCATCACGAGAAAGAGAACGCcacagatccagagctacagaaagaagtgGAAAGACTTCAAAATGCCCTGGAGAATCTTCGTCTGGACACAGACAAAAGAGAACATTTGGAGAGAGAAGCCCGAGAGGGACTCAAGGCAAAGCTCCGACAAGGTGAAGCCCTCCTTGAAAGGGCTGAAAtcgaactgaaagaaagagatgCTAAAGCTAAGGCCTATGAAAATCACCTGAAAATGGCCCGAGCTGAAATCCATGACCTTACGCAGCGTAAAGACTTTCTAATAGATGAACTTGACATGGTTCACAGAGAACTGAAACATTCTTATAAACTGCAAAGTGAACAGAAAGAGGAAACACACACCACAGAGTTTCCCCTGGCCAGTGAACCCCAGCCTTTCAGCCAAGAACTTCGAGCTGAAAAAGGGGATGAAAGCCTGCTTCTCAAAATGTCACCAGCCAGCCTCCACGAACCCCTGTCAGCAGTAGGGGAGGGAAAACCCTTCCAGAAAGTCCGGGTCACCGGACACGGACACATAACTCCCAAAGAACTGGACAAGCTGACTAGAAACATCCCTACGTTCAACCCAGATCCTGCAGGAGGCCACGACATTCACGCTTACTTACAAGATATAGACTTTCACTTACAAACTGTCACCAACGTAACCACTTGGGACAAGCTGTACCTGCTCAGAATTACATCCAGTCGTGAGGTACGCAGTTTCTTAGAccgtcaaccagagactgtcaaaaCAGACTACCAGCAACTGCGAAAAGCTTTGGTGCgtgaattctctgatccagaaTCAGACCAAGGGCTAGTAACCGCAATGGACCTCAAGCAAGGTCGACTTGAAACCCCACCAAACTTCTATAACCGACTGCGACGTGCCTACTTCGGAGCAAGAAATGAACCAAGCATGGAGGAAGACGTTAACTTCCGAACTTTGTTTCTTCGAAACCTCCATCCTACTGTCAGCCACCATTTGGGAGTGTTAGCGTGCCCGCGTAGCATGTCAACGCAACAGTTACGTGATTTAGCACATAAGGCTTACACCAAACAAAAGACTGTGTCAGAAAAGACTGTAAAACACCCAACTATTTGCCCTGTCTCTGAGTCCTCTTCAGAGTTGACACTAGAGGGCGCCCAACAGCACCACAGTTATAGACCCAGCAACCGAGAGTCAAGACCGTTCCATGCCAGCAGAGGGCAGCGCGGTCGCGGTGGTGGTGCCTGTCCGAGGCACCAGAACGACCGCTCTGGAGTATCCTGGGACCGGCCTCGCCCCTCCCACAACCAAAAGGGGGGGGCCACCTGGGAAGCCGGCCGGCGACCCAGAAATAGCCGACCTCCAGCCTCCAGAACACCAAGCCCAGGAAGCCGGGAGGGGGAACACTCTCGACGTGATGCTTGGAAACTCAAGGTTGAACCCACATCTAACAAGGAAAGTGCAGCCATGTCCGAAGCTGCAGAACTTCTGAGTATACTGAGAGAGTTCCTTCAAAAGAAACCTCACAAGGAAGACAAGAAGGATAAACCAGACACCGCATGA